A portion of the Thermosediminibacter oceani DSM 16646 genome contains these proteins:
- the cbiT gene encoding precorrin-6Y C5,15-methyltransferase (decarboxylating) subunit CbiT: protein MTKEETRVISLAKMRLKKNSVVWDIGAGTGSVSVEAALFCSEGRVFAVEKDKAALGLIVENARKFGATNLVPVPGEAPEALENLPDPDRIFIGGTGERTADVLKAASSRLKKDGVMVINAVTVETVYAATGLLEGEGFEWDLLLVNIASSRKAGQKHMMIARNPVFIITARPMGRDFENGECA, encoded by the coding sequence ATGACCAAGGAAGAGACGAGGGTCATCTCCCTGGCCAAGATGAGGTTGAAAAAAAACTCTGTGGTCTGGGATATCGGCGCGGGGACGGGTTCCGTGTCCGTGGAGGCGGCGCTTTTCTGCAGCGAAGGTCGGGTTTTTGCCGTCGAGAAGGATAAGGCCGCCCTGGGCCTCATAGTCGAAAACGCCAGAAAATTCGGAGCAACCAACCTGGTGCCCGTTCCGGGAGAGGCACCGGAAGCTCTAGAAAACCTCCCGGACCCGGACAGGATTTTTATAGGAGGAACGGGCGAGAGGACGGCGGACGTGCTGAAAGCTGCGTCCTCGAGGCTGAAAAAAGACGGAGTGATGGTGATCAATGCCGTTACGGTGGAAACCGTATATGCAGCCACCGGGCTGCTGGAAGGGGAAGGTTTTGAATGGGATTTGCTGCTGGTAAACATTGCCTCTTCCAGGAAGGCGGGCCAAAAGCACATGATGATAGCCCGAAATCCGGTCTTCATCATAACCGCAAGGCCGATGGGGCGGGACTTTGAAAACGGGGAGTGCGCATAA
- the cbiQ gene encoding cobalt ECF transporter T component CbiQ, with amino-acid sequence MLLDNFAYNNNFRSVHPGEKLAFGLLMMFLGFISGPIVHLAVFAVMTGILVPGAGIPIRFYLRSLLIPPVFLLPGVLVVVISSGSFDEGMVLFSRSMALVSCFYFIAMTTPVPDILMLMHRLRVPDLFIELSLLTYRYLFVLLDAASRIHVSQNSRLGYAYCGRGLKSMAMLASSLLIKSLKTADELRISLEARGYDGKLRVLDHREYRISSRNIAVILTLTLLLVLLVLGKRIE; translated from the coding sequence ATGCTGTTGGATAATTTCGCCTACAACAATAATTTCAGAAGCGTCCATCCGGGAGAAAAGCTGGCCTTCGGGCTTTTGATGATGTTCCTGGGCTTTATATCTGGCCCGATAGTGCACCTTGCGGTATTTGCGGTGATGACGGGCATTCTTGTACCGGGAGCGGGTATTCCTATCCGGTTTTATCTGAGGTCTTTGCTTATACCCCCTGTCTTTCTACTGCCGGGTGTTCTGGTGGTGGTGATCTCATCGGGGAGTTTTGATGAAGGTATGGTCCTTTTCTCCCGGTCCATGGCCCTTGTTTCCTGCTTTTATTTCATAGCGATGACCACCCCGGTTCCGGATATCTTGATGCTGATGCATAGGCTCCGGGTGCCCGACCTTTTTATCGAGCTTTCGCTTCTAACGTACAGGTACCTATTTGTGCTTCTCGATGCAGCTTCGCGGATCCACGTATCCCAGAACTCCCGGCTGGGGTATGCATACTGCGGCCGGGGGTTGAAGTCTATGGCCATGCTGGCGTCGAGTCTTCTTATAAAATCCCTGAAAACCGCCGATGAACTCCGCATTTCGCTGGAAGCCCGGGGTTACGACGGCAAATTGAGGGTGCTGGATCACCGGGAATACCGCATCAGCTCACGCAATATCGCGGTGATCCTGACTTTAACATTGCTGCTGGTTCTGCTGGTATTGGGAAAGAGGATTGAATAA
- a CDS encoding sirohydrochlorin chelatase: MKALLIIAHGSRVDDSAGVMERLASKLKGMGRYDLAEVAYVQFQQPGIGEAVARLVERGAKEIVAVPAFLFRGVHVTRDIPGELKVSKDAHPGVKIFLAEPIGYDERICEILAERAAGEVVEIS, from the coding sequence TTGAAAGCTTTGCTCATAATCGCTCACGGGAGCAGGGTTGACGATTCAGCTGGAGTCATGGAAAGGCTCGCCTCAAAGTTAAAGGGGATGGGAAGATACGACCTGGCTGAGGTGGCTTACGTCCAGTTCCAGCAGCCCGGCATCGGCGAGGCGGTGGCCCGGCTCGTTGAGCGCGGGGCAAAGGAGATAGTGGCCGTGCCCGCATTTCTATTCAGGGGTGTCCACGTGACCCGGGACATACCCGGCGAACTTAAGGTCTCCAAAGACGCCCACCCCGGGGTAAAGATTTTTCTGGCTGAGCCCATCGGCTATGATGAGAGGATATGCGAAATCCTGGCCGAAAGGGCGGCGGGGGAAGTCGTAGAAATCAGCTGA
- the cobI gene encoding precorrin-2 C(20)-methyltransferase, translated as MKTKSAGKFYGVGVGPGDPELLTLRAVRVLEKVDIVIAPSAGGDSIAFEIAKPYIKGKLLKMPFEMGACGRARQEALDKNADLIRRMLLEGNDTAFITLGDPMTYSTFIYMTERLTDFEIEVIPGVTSFSAAAAKLLMPVAEGRKPFAVVPAGDREILEKALENFDNVVVMKVSSDYGGVLDLLEQKGFRSGLVVRCGHRDEVVTLEPEKYRGQKIDYLSVIIGKKVKP; from the coding sequence ATGAAAACGAAATCAGCCGGTAAATTTTACGGAGTAGGCGTGGGGCCGGGTGACCCGGAACTCCTTACCCTCAGGGCGGTCCGGGTACTGGAAAAAGTTGATATAGTAATAGCCCCGAGCGCCGGGGGGGATAGTATCGCCTTCGAAATCGCAAAGCCGTACATAAAAGGGAAGCTGTTGAAGATGCCCTTTGAAATGGGCGCCTGCGGCAGGGCGAGGCAGGAAGCGCTGGATAAAAACGCGGATCTAATAAGGCGCATGCTATTAGAAGGCAACGATACGGCCTTCATCACCCTGGGGGACCCCATGACCTACAGCACTTTTATATACATGACCGAAAGGTTGACGGATTTTGAAATAGAGGTAATTCCCGGAGTTACATCCTTTTCGGCGGCCGCAGCAAAACTTTTAATGCCCGTAGCCGAAGGGAGAAAGCCATTTGCGGTGGTGCCCGCGGGGGACCGGGAAATTCTGGAGAAGGCCCTGGAGAACTTTGACAACGTGGTTGTTATGAAGGTTTCATCGGATTACGGCGGCGTGCTGGACCTCTTGGAGCAAAAGGGTTTTCGCTCCGGCCTGGTGGTAAGGTGCGGGCACCGCGATGAAGTCGTCACCCTGGAGCCTGAAAAATACAGGGGACAAAAGATCGATTATTTGTCCGTCATAATCGGAAAGAAGGTGAAGCCATGA
- a CDS encoding energy-coupling factor ABC transporter permease, whose protein sequence is MRKITFIAALLSLLPRYALAMHVMEGFLPFKWCLLWYSIYIPFLMAGLIYIKKNIAEEPSKKILLGFAGAFVFALSALKLPSVAGSSSHPTGIGLGAILLGPLPMAVIGGIVLLFQALLLAHGGITTLGANAFSMAVAGSFAAYGLYKVAGRVGLSKSASVFLGAASGDLMTYIITSLQLALAFPASRGGVAASFAGFSGIFAVTQLPLAIGEGILTVIVLNLLEIHAGVVVGRLVKGASNDEG, encoded by the coding sequence TTGCGAAAGATCACATTTATCGCTGCTTTGCTCAGTCTCCTGCCGCGATATGCCCTGGCAATGCACGTGATGGAGGGTTTCCTTCCCTTTAAGTGGTGTCTTTTATGGTACTCAATCTATATCCCATTCCTCATGGCGGGGCTTATTTACATCAAAAAAAATATTGCGGAAGAACCGTCGAAAAAAATACTGCTGGGCTTTGCCGGCGCCTTCGTTTTCGCGCTGTCGGCTCTCAAATTGCCGTCGGTGGCCGGAAGTTCATCCCATCCGACGGGGATCGGGCTGGGGGCAATCCTGTTAGGCCCGCTGCCGATGGCGGTGATCGGCGGTATAGTTCTTCTCTTTCAGGCCCTGCTTCTGGCTCACGGAGGAATTACCACCCTGGGCGCCAATGCCTTTTCGATGGCCGTGGCAGGTTCCTTCGCAGCCTACGGGCTGTATAAAGTCGCCGGGAGGGTAGGCCTTTCGAAAAGTGCATCGGTATTTCTGGGGGCTGCTTCGGGGGATCTTATGACTTACATAATAACATCGCTTCAGCTGGCCCTTGCTTTTCCGGCTAGCCGCGGAGGTGTTGCCGCCTCTTTCGCCGGGTTCTCGGGAATTTTCGCAGTTACCCAGCTGCCCTTGGCGATAGGCGAGGGAATCCTTACCGTTATAGTTTTAAATTTACTCGAAATACATGCAGGAGTGGTCGTGGGAAGGCTGGTCAAGGGGGCTTCGAATGATGAAGGATAA
- a CDS encoding energy-coupling factor ABC transporter ATP-binding protein, translating to MSNYLLEVQEVYFEYPGGIRALNGVSLAVERGKKVAFLGPNGAGKSTLFLHFNGILRPKKGRILYDGQELVYNRSFLREIRRKVGIVFQDPDAQLFAGTVFQEVSFGPMNLNLPSKDVRERVESALSAMGIRELMDRPVHLLSYGQKKRVSIADVLAMDPEVVVFDEPTAYLDPRHAGELVEMLDGLHAEGRQVILSTHDVDLAYSWADQIFVMKDGRVIGGGSPEEVFMDDELLKRADLKKPLLVEVSDALRQMGLLDGRFPKNARDLLECLREGR from the coding sequence ATGAGCAATTATTTACTTGAAGTTCAGGAGGTCTATTTCGAATACCCAGGGGGGATACGGGCCTTAAACGGCGTTTCGCTGGCCGTGGAAAGGGGCAAGAAAGTAGCTTTCCTCGGTCCCAACGGTGCCGGAAAATCCACTCTGTTTTTGCACTTCAACGGGATTTTAAGACCCAAAAAGGGCAGGATCCTGTACGACGGGCAGGAACTGGTCTACAACCGCTCCTTTCTCAGGGAAATCAGGAGAAAGGTAGGGATTGTCTTCCAGGACCCGGACGCCCAGCTGTTCGCCGGTACAGTCTTCCAGGAAGTCTCCTTCGGGCCCATGAACCTGAACCTGCCGTCCAAAGATGTGAGGGAAAGGGTGGAATCCGCCCTTTCGGCCATGGGAATAAGGGAGCTGATGGACAGGCCGGTGCACCTCCTGAGCTACGGCCAGAAAAAGCGGGTATCCATAGCCGACGTGCTGGCCATGGACCCGGAGGTGGTGGTGTTCGACGAGCCCACTGCTTACCTGGACCCGCGGCACGCCGGGGAATTGGTGGAAATGCTGGACGGGCTCCACGCGGAGGGCAGGCAGGTGATCCTGTCCACCCATGATGTGGACCTGGCCTACTCCTGGGCCGATCAAATTTTCGTTATGAAGGACGGCAGGGTGATTGGAGGGGGAAGTCCCGAGGAAGTGTTCATGGACGATGAACTGCTAAAAAGAGCCGACCTGAAAAAGCCCCTGCTGGTGGAGGTTAGCGACGCTCTCCGGCAAATGGGGCTTTTGGACGGCCGCTTTCCCAAAAATGCTCGGGACCTTCTGGAGTGCTTGAGAGAGGGGAGATAA
- a CDS encoding precorrin-8X methylmutase, with the protein MEYVNYIKDPEAIEKKSFEIIRSRIDARRFSDGELAVVQRVIHATADFDYEEILEFSPDAVEKGLAALKAGCGIVTDTRMAQAGINRRALEALGCRILCYVDDPEAVAIARERGITRSMAAMELASKDPKNLIFAIGNAPTALFKLAELIQEGKVRPSLVVGVPVGFVGAAESKETLFRLRVPSIITRGRKGGTTVAVSIVNALLYALVKEGPCGG; encoded by the coding sequence ATGGAGTATGTAAACTACATCAAGGACCCGGAGGCTATAGAAAAAAAGAGCTTTGAAATTATCCGCAGCAGGATCGATGCCCGCCGGTTCAGCGATGGGGAGCTGGCGGTTGTACAGAGGGTGATCCATGCTACGGCGGATTTCGATTACGAGGAAATACTGGAATTTTCGCCCGATGCCGTTGAAAAGGGCTTGGCCGCGCTGAAGGCGGGATGCGGCATCGTGACAGACACCAGGATGGCCCAGGCGGGAATTAACAGGAGGGCGCTCGAAGCCCTGGGGTGCCGCATCCTGTGTTACGTCGACGACCCGGAGGCCGTAGCCATTGCCCGGGAGAGGGGTATAACCAGGTCGATGGCTGCTATGGAGTTGGCCTCGAAAGATCCGAAAAACCTGATATTCGCGATAGGAAACGCACCCACTGCCCTATTCAAGCTGGCAGAACTCATACAGGAAGGGAAAGTAAGGCCTTCTCTGGTGGTGGGAGTGCCGGTGGGCTTCGTGGGAGCTGCCGAATCAAAGGAAACCCTTTTCCGGCTCCGGGTGCCCAGTATAATCACCCGCGGCCGGAAGGGCGGCACCACCGTTGCGGTTTCCATCGTCAATGCGCTGCTTTATGCGCTGGTGAAAGAAGGTCCCTGCGGTGGATAG
- a CDS encoding cobyrinate a,c-diamide synthase, giving the protein MARGIMIAGTHSGSGKTTVSLGLMGAMAKRHKVIPFKVGPDYIDTAYHRFACGNHSYNLDAFLLGEERLKALYAEKAECGELAIAEGVMGFFDGMDSTGFGSSAHVAGLLSLPVILVVDASGMARSVSAMVKGFRDFDPGVRIAGVILNRVGGERHYALLKECIERDTGIPAVGFLPEDPEIALPERHLGLVPVWEMEGLKGKFERLFYHIERCVDLEKIWNISADAGRVAFTLPQEEPVLAGEKVRIALALDEAFNFYYRGGLELFENFGAELVPFSPLKDSALPEGASGIYIGGGFPEIFAGELSRNRPMLEAVKKAVLAGMPVYAECGGLMYLSRAIVDKEGRSFPMVEAFDMEAIMTGRLRRFGYARATVLKDNVLAERGTVLCGHEFHHSEVVGVVEDTSYLVEKPGGRGRWRCGFVRNNCLATYLHIDFYAYPELVRNFLNRCRSFCASALINEGSADR; this is encoded by the coding sequence TTGGCGAGAGGGATAATGATAGCGGGTACCCACAGCGGCTCGGGCAAGACCACCGTGAGCCTGGGTCTCATGGGTGCCATGGCCAAGAGGCACAAGGTTATACCCTTCAAGGTGGGGCCGGATTACATAGACACCGCCTACCACCGTTTCGCCTGCGGTAATCACTCTTACAACCTGGACGCCTTCCTGCTGGGGGAGGAAAGGCTTAAAGCCCTTTATGCGGAAAAGGCGGAGTGCGGTGAACTGGCGATAGCGGAAGGGGTTATGGGTTTTTTCGACGGCATGGACTCCACCGGCTTCGGCAGCAGCGCCCATGTGGCAGGGCTGCTTTCCCTTCCTGTAATCCTGGTCGTCGACGCGTCGGGCATGGCCCGCAGCGTATCGGCCATGGTAAAGGGGTTCAGGGATTTCGATCCGGGCGTTAGAATAGCCGGGGTGATACTGAACAGGGTCGGAGGAGAGAGGCATTACGCCCTTTTGAAGGAATGTATAGAGAGGGATACGGGGATCCCGGCGGTTGGGTTTCTGCCGGAAGATCCGGAGATAGCCCTACCGGAACGGCACCTGGGGCTCGTCCCTGTCTGGGAAATGGAGGGACTAAAGGGGAAATTCGAAAGGCTCTTTTACCATATTGAAAGATGTGTAGACCTGGAAAAAATATGGAATATTTCCGCCGATGCAGGGAGAGTGGCATTTACGCTTCCTCAAGAAGAACCCGTCCTGGCAGGTGAGAAAGTGAGGATAGCCCTGGCCCTGGACGAAGCGTTCAACTTTTACTACAGGGGGGGCCTGGAACTGTTCGAGAATTTCGGGGCGGAGCTGGTACCCTTCAGCCCCCTAAAAGATTCGGCCCTGCCGGAAGGCGCTTCAGGAATTTATATCGGCGGTGGATTCCCGGAAATCTTCGCGGGGGAACTCAGCCGCAACCGCCCCATGCTGGAAGCCGTCAAAAAGGCCGTTCTTGCCGGAATGCCCGTATATGCCGAGTGCGGCGGATTGATGTACCTTTCCCGGGCGATTGTGGATAAGGAGGGCCGTTCCTTCCCGATGGTGGAGGCCTTCGATATGGAGGCTATCATGACCGGGAGACTTAGGCGCTTCGGTTATGCCCGGGCCACCGTCCTGAAGGACAACGTGCTGGCCGAACGCGGTACCGTGCTGTGCGGGCATGAGTTTCACCATTCGGAAGTCGTAGGGGTCGTTGAAGATACCAGTTACCTGGTGGAAAAGCCCGGTGGCCGGGGACGGTGGAGGTGCGGCTTCGTCCGGAACAACTGCCTGGCAACCTACCTGCACATCGATTTTTACGCCTACCCGGAACTGGTGAGGAATTTCCTGAACCGGTGCCGCAGCTTTTGCGCATCCGCCTTAATAAACGAAGGGAGTGCTGACCGTTGA
- a CDS encoding nucleotidyltransferase domain-containing protein, whose amino-acid sequence MDNIEKCVSELKTFSMLHQQYLICVLEGIIEYYKDSLLGLTIFGSYARGENRKNSDLDLLIILKKAPGFSERIKEFVNNIELAHESLGQQLYEEEDILCELSPYILSKEEALKFQPVYFDLTEHNKILFDPEGIISRIYGAEDFIPTEEYESEDAETAIKDAEFVLKTVEEAFKKGI is encoded by the coding sequence ATGGATAATATTGAAAAATGCGTTTCCGAGCTGAAGACTTTCTCTATGCTTCACCAACAATATCTTATATGCGTGCTCGAGGGCATAATTGAATACTATAAGGATTCACTCTTGGGCCTTACAATCTTCGGCTCCTACGCCAGGGGAGAAAACCGGAAAAATTCCGACCTGGACCTGTTGATTATTTTAAAAAAAGCTCCAGGATTTAGTGAGAGAATCAAAGAATTTGTAAATAATATAGAACTTGCGCACGAATCTTTAGGCCAACAATTGTATGAAGAAGAGGATATCCTGTGCGAGCTTTCCCCCTATATTCTCTCAAAAGAAGAAGCACTAAAGTTTCAACCCGTTTATTTTGACTTAACCGAGCATAACAAAATCTTATTTGATCCGGAAGGAATCATATCTCGAATATACGGCGCCGAAGATTTTATACCTACCGAAGAATACGAATCTGAAGATGCCGAAACAGCCATTAAAGATGCGGAGTTTGTTCTAAAAACCGTTGAGGAAGCATTTAAAAAAGGTATATAG
- a CDS encoding energy-coupling factor ABC transporter substrate-binding protein, which translates to MKDKKMKKSLLSTALPIALIFLILFVVANFLDSGLEGTDDRAADLALRMNPDYRPWFESVWEPGDDRTEKLLFGLQAVTGVGLAAYFFIRLKAG; encoded by the coding sequence ATGAAGGATAAAAAAATGAAGAAATCCCTCTTATCAACAGCCCTACCTATAGCTTTGATTTTCCTTATTCTCTTTGTCGTTGCCAACTTTTTAGATTCGGGCCTTGAAGGCACCGACGATCGGGCGGCGGATCTTGCCCTGCGGATGAACCCGGATTACCGGCCCTGGTTTGAGAGCGTTTGGGAGCCCGGGGATGACAGGACGGAAAAGCTTCTCTTTGGCCTGCAGGCCGTAACCGGGGTGGGGCTGGCGGCTTACTTTTTCATCAGGCTGAAGGCGGGATAA
- the cbiE gene encoding precorrin-6y C5,15-methyltransferase (decarboxylating) subunit CbiE has translation MVSVVGIGPGAPEYITPAALKRIKEAEVLVGAKRHLNLFKDLACKKIPLEAGLDLGKVLKSPGRVAVIATGDPGIYGILDLVLKHVSEEEVDVIPGISSVQYMMARLRLPAKDTAVVSLHGRGGDIVSAVRNHSTVVVLTDPVNNPVKIARLLLENGILDREIYVGQNLSYENEAIEKYGVKELAGSTGEFDINVVVIRICGNTESEYPMISF, from the coding sequence ATGGTAAGTGTAGTGGGCATAGGCCCCGGTGCACCGGAATATATCACACCGGCGGCGCTGAAAAGGATAAAAGAGGCCGAAGTGCTCGTGGGGGCGAAAAGGCACCTGAACCTTTTTAAAGACCTTGCGTGCAAGAAAATACCGCTGGAAGCCGGTTTGGACCTCGGGAAAGTTCTCAAAAGCCCCGGCAGGGTAGCTGTGATTGCGACGGGGGACCCCGGGATATACGGAATCCTGGACCTGGTATTGAAACACGTGAGCGAGGAAGAGGTGGATGTGATCCCGGGAATAAGTTCGGTACAGTACATGATGGCAAGGCTCAGGCTGCCGGCCAAAGATACGGCTGTGGTCAGCCTGCACGGGCGGGGAGGGGATATCGTTTCAGCGGTAAGAAATCACTCCACGGTGGTGGTCCTCACAGATCCCGTGAACAACCCCGTAAAGATAGCGCGGTTGCTTTTGGAGAACGGCATCCTGGACCGGGAGATTTACGTCGGCCAAAACCTGTCCTACGAAAACGAGGCCATCGAAAAATACGGCGTAAAAGAACTGGCCGGGAGTACCGGGGAATTCGACATTAACGTGGTGGTGATAAGGATTTGTGGGAATACGGAATCGGAATACCCGATGATCTCTTTTTGA
- a CDS encoding integrase core domain-containing protein produces MTLYQKLKASGNPQAVAQITISLLESHSVKETAKILGVTPRWVYKLRERFRLSNGDISACIKKRGPKFRMPNRTPEHIENLVVTLAKETNLGSKRLALFIKNTFNIQLSPFTIRNIRRRYGIHCRKHKTLTGSRRFATDFSAFEPLQLWQIDAKHIADQSALPPEAYASIFKNKLPPFQFTAIDIKTRLRFIAYADSLDFKNGLTFMLLVAAWLRAFGVKHQLFFQTDNGAEFGGSAGSRKRKLIQKLIFDHWNVSLLNIPERNKETNCFVERSHRTDDEEFYALNLKKVTSRTSFLKMAQNWILYFNYRRPHFGKNMNGMTPVEALKFYRCFYHPAIGSMPVVVLDQLSNYTSLLFDISSLPWDNLPRNKKLLNETMAHYRHSIFSTSL; encoded by the coding sequence ATGACATTATACCAAAAACTTAAAGCTTCGGGTAATCCCCAGGCTGTTGCTCAAATCACTATCTCTTTACTTGAGTCTCATTCCGTTAAAGAAACCGCTAAAATCTTGGGTGTTACTCCAAGATGGGTGTATAAATTAAGAGAGCGTTTCAGGCTTTCTAATGGGGATATATCGGCCTGTATCAAAAAACGAGGACCTAAATTCCGCATGCCTAACAGAACTCCGGAGCACATCGAAAATTTGGTCGTTACTCTGGCAAAAGAAACTAATCTGGGCTCTAAAAGGCTGGCATTGTTCATTAAAAATACCTTCAATATTCAACTTTCCCCTTTTACTATTCGAAATATTAGAAGACGTTACGGTATACACTGCCGTAAACACAAGACGCTTACCGGCTCCCGCCGATTTGCTACAGATTTCTCCGCCTTCGAACCTTTGCAGCTCTGGCAGATCGATGCAAAACATATCGCCGATCAATCGGCTTTGCCTCCCGAAGCTTATGCATCTATTTTCAAAAATAAGCTGCCTCCTTTTCAGTTCACTGCTATTGATATTAAAACAAGGTTGCGCTTTATTGCGTATGCCGATTCTCTCGATTTTAAAAATGGGTTGACTTTCATGCTGCTTGTGGCAGCCTGGCTTAGAGCCTTCGGTGTAAAACATCAACTCTTCTTTCAAACAGACAATGGAGCAGAGTTCGGAGGCAGTGCCGGCTCTCGTAAAAGAAAACTCATTCAAAAACTTATTTTCGATCATTGGAACGTATCTTTGCTTAATATCCCGGAAAGGAATAAGGAAACAAATTGCTTCGTTGAACGCTCTCACCGCACTGATGATGAGGAGTTTTACGCTTTAAACTTGAAAAAAGTAACTTCAAGGACTTCATTCCTAAAGATGGCTCAAAATTGGATACTATATTTCAACTACAGGCGGCCGCATTTTGGCAAAAACATGAATGGAATGACTCCTGTTGAGGCGTTGAAGTTTTATCGCTGCTTTTATCATCCTGCAATTGGTTCTATGCCTGTAGTTGTTTTGGATCAGCTTTCTAATTACACTTCTTTGCTTTTTGACATCTCTTCTTTGCCCTGGGATAACCTGCCCAGAAATAAAAAGCTATTGAACGAGACTATGGCACATTACAGACACTCAATTTTTTCTACCAGTCTATAA
- the cbiD gene encoding cobalt-precorrin-5B (C(1))-methyltransferase CbiD: protein MDRYVLKNGKKLRCGYTTGSCAAAASKAAVAMLFNGDIPGTVQIETPGGELLTIKIESAQKGPDWAVCCVRKDGGDDPDVTHGLLVCAKVRKIDGEGILVEAGEGIGTVTKPGLPVKPGEPAINPVPMAMIKREVAKVLPEGCGVRLVLSIPGGEKVAEKTFNPRLGIVGGLSILGTTGIVEPMSLESLKETLALELSVLSAQGIKNLVLTPGNYGKSYAIKSGIDESLIVSCGNYLGFTLEKAVEMKFEEVHLVGDIGKLIKVAAGIFNTAGRVADARAEIMAAYAAYFGAGPDTVRKVLASNTTEEAMELIEKSGINLSEFAAFVAGRVRDKCLWYTGGKIEVSVELISNKRGLLAAVGVEKW, encoded by the coding sequence GTGGATAGATACGTATTGAAGAACGGAAAGAAGCTGCGCTGCGGATACACCACCGGTTCCTGCGCAGCCGCAGCTTCCAAGGCTGCCGTCGCCATGCTCTTCAACGGTGATATCCCTGGAACAGTCCAAATAGAAACTCCCGGCGGGGAGCTGCTCACCATCAAAATAGAGAGCGCCCAAAAGGGCCCCGACTGGGCCGTTTGCTGCGTGAGAAAGGACGGCGGCGACGATCCCGACGTGACCCACGGCCTCCTGGTTTGCGCCAAGGTCCGGAAAATCGATGGCGAGGGCATCCTGGTAGAAGCGGGAGAGGGCATCGGCACGGTCACCAAACCGGGACTTCCGGTGAAACCCGGAGAGCCTGCCATAAACCCGGTGCCCATGGCGATGATAAAGAGGGAAGTTGCCAAGGTGCTGCCGGAAGGTTGCGGTGTGAGGCTGGTACTGAGCATCCCCGGGGGAGAAAAAGTGGCCGAAAAGACTTTCAACCCGAGGCTCGGCATAGTCGGCGGCCTTTCGATACTGGGAACCACTGGAATCGTGGAGCCCATGTCTTTGGAAAGCCTAAAGGAGACTCTTGCTCTTGAGCTTTCGGTGCTTTCCGCCCAGGGGATTAAGAATTTGGTGCTCACGCCGGGCAACTACGGCAAAAGTTATGCAATAAAAAGTGGGATCGATGAAAGTCTTATAGTCTCCTGCGGCAATTACCTGGGTTTTACCCTGGAAAAGGCCGTAGAAATGAAATTCGAAGAGGTACACCTGGTGGGGGATATCGGCAAACTCATAAAGGTGGCCGCGGGGATCTTCAACACCGCCGGCCGCGTGGCCGACGCCCGGGCCGAGATAATGGCGGCCTACGCGGCTTATTTCGGTGCGGGTCCGGATACGGTAAGAAAGGTACTGGCCTCGAACACCACCGAGGAGGCGATGGAGCTGATCGAGAAAAGCGGAATAAATTTGAGTGAATTCGCCGCTTTTGTGGCCGGGAGGGTGCGGGATAAATGCCTCTGGTATACCGGGGGCAAGATCGAGGTGTCCGTAGAGCTGATTTCCAATAAAAGGGGTTTGCTGGCTGCGGTGGGGGTCGAAAAATGGTAA